From the Musa acuminata AAA Group cultivar baxijiao chromosome BXJ3-7, Cavendish_Baxijiao_AAA, whole genome shotgun sequence genome, one window contains:
- the LOC103992040 gene encoding uncharacterized protein At1g27050 isoform X2, whose translation MNLMGKRKRSKSDPFPASLSKRLRRQLQPDTSEGDPAAAAAPASSSPSLVMVSELPADCTVLELKSRLEMFGPISRTRIDVDGRGYVTFRSDHAAEAAVAASLDPTFGLSVRSKKNSSGGQLSVALIP comes from the exons ATGAATCTTATGGGGAAGCGCAAGAGGTCCAAATCCGATCCCTTCCCCGCTTCTCTTTCCAAGCGCCTTCGACGGCAATTGCAGCCCGATACGTCGGAGGGAgatcccgccgccgccgctgcccccgCATCGTCCTCTCCCTCCCTCGTCATGGTCTCCGAACTCCCCGCCGACTGCACCGTCCTCGAGCTGAAGTCCCGCCTCGAAATGTTCGGTCCCATCTCCCGCACCCGCATCGACGTCGATGGCCGTGGATACGTCACCTTCCGCTCCGACCACGCCGCTGAGGCCGCCGTTGCCGCCTCCCTCGATCCCACCTTCGGCCTCTCCGTCCGGTCCAAAAAG AACTCATCAGGGGGACAGTTAAGCGTGGCGTTGATTCCATGA
- the LOC103992040 gene encoding uncharacterized protein At1g27050 isoform X3 encodes MNLMGKRKRSKSDPFPASLSKRLRRQLQPDTSEGDPAAAAAPASSSPSLVMVSELPADCTVLELKSRLEMFGPISRTRIDVDGRGYVTFRSDHAAEAAVAASLDPTFGLSVRSKKGDS; translated from the exons ATGAATCTTATGGGGAAGCGCAAGAGGTCCAAATCCGATCCCTTCCCCGCTTCTCTTTCCAAGCGCCTTCGACGGCAATTGCAGCCCGATACGTCGGAGGGAgatcccgccgccgccgctgcccccgCATCGTCCTCTCCCTCCCTCGTCATGGTCTCCGAACTCCCCGCCGACTGCACCGTCCTCGAGCTGAAGTCCCGCCTCGAAATGTTCGGTCCCATCTCCCGCACCCGCATCGACGTCGATGGCCGTGGATACGTCACCTTCCGCTCCGACCACGCCGCTGAGGCCGCCGTTGCCGCCTCCCTCGATCCCACCTTCGGCCTCTCCGTCCGGTCCAAAAAG GGGGACAGTTAA